Genomic window (Elstera cyanobacteriorum):
CTGATTGTGGATTGTACTGGGATGCGTTGCCCTTTGCCGATTCTCCATTTTCGCAAAGCAGCACGGGCAGCAGAATTTGGAAAATCCCTGCTTTTGTTGTCGGACGACCCAAATACTCATCGAGATTTTGCCGCCTTTTGTCACGCCGCCGGA
Coding sequences:
- a CDS encoding sulfurtransferase TusA family protein, yielding MNSFSDQPLIVDCTGMRCPLPILHFRKAARAAEFGKSLLLLSDDPNTHRDFAAFCHAAGHVLVAVEEQAGRWQFLVQPGCAAETGGE